From Carya illinoinensis cultivar Pawnee chromosome 5, C.illinoinensisPawnee_v1, whole genome shotgun sequence, one genomic window encodes:
- the LOC122309159 gene encoding protein LAX PANICLE 2-like, translated as MTMVPAQNLSKQQRRHLSGGYAAGRCGGGSYSENFVLMNRVEGYAYCSDQSCLGSDLVVGQMAEDESRTNSLNEAGSSSKDIQEERDDEWLKLSIGGHAASHQNKHDHHQAEPTARRGSELIELDLLHGGSNSQQARPLAPIFHVPEFRAPRAATSFSTTSLFFQQPGSIPNFPHQDINWAFRPIRHHIGTASSSTSSSSSSSLMPFGSYFTQPFQLHHSGIDVSGPSLDFRVIDPPRRPHSGIWFMLQASQNQANEPFLPQIPKSYLRIKDGRMTVRLLKKYLVNKLRLDSESEIEITCRGLQLQPFLTLQHVRDNIWSNAGTPRDAMTTLLPDSSTTDHHHHHQHHVMVLHYGRTSSTTAA; from the exons ATGACCATGGTTCCTGCTCAAAACCTCTCTAAACAACAACGTCGTCATCTTTCCGGAGGCTATGCTGCAGGCCGTTGCGGTGGTGGCAGTTATAGCGAAAATTTTGTTCTTATGAACCGTGTGGAAGGGTATGCATATTGTAGTGATCAATCTTGCTTAGGATCTGATCTAGTCGTTGGTCAGATGGCTGAAGATGAATCCAGAACTAACAGTCTTAACGAAGCTGGGTCGAGCTCAAAGGATATCCAAGAAGAGAGGGATGACGAATGGCTAAAATTGAGCATAGGCGGTCACGCGGCTAGCCATCAGAACAAGCACGATCATCATCAGGCCGAACCAACTGCCAGAAGAGGTTCTGAATTGATCGAGCTTGATCTATTACACGGCGGTAGTAATTCACAGCAAGCAAGACCATTAGCCCCCATCTTCCATGTGCCTGAATTTAGAGCTCCTCGTGCTGCCACTAGTTTTAGTACTACATCCTTGTTTTTCCAGCAACCGGGAAGTATCCCAAACTTTCCTCATCAAGACATTAACTGGGCGTTTAGACCAATCCGGCATCATATAGGGACTGCTTCTTCCTCCACATCAtcatcgtcttcttcttctttgatgcCATTCGGGTCGTATTTTACACAGCCCTTTCAGCTTCATCACTCTGGAATTGATGTTTCCGGGCCGAGCTTAGACTTTAGAGTTATTGATCCTCCCCGGAGGCCCCATTCTGGCATTTGGTTTATGCTACAAGCATCCCAAAATCA AGCAAACGAACCGTTTCTGCCACAGATACCAAAGAGCTACCTGAGAATCAA GGATGGAAGGATGACAGTACGATTGTTAAAGAAGTATTTGGTCAATAAGCTGAGACTGGATAGCGAATCAGAG ATAGAGATAACATGTAGGGGGCTACAGCTTCAACCTTTCTTAACGTTGCAGCATGTAAGAGATAACATATGGAGTAATGCTGGTACTCCGAGGGATGCAATGACGACTTTGCTTCCGGACTCCTCAACCacagatcatcatcatcatcatcaacatcatgTCATGGTGCTGCACTATGGTAGGACTAGTAGTACTACTGCTGCTTGA